GCCGTACGAAATCATCGAAGAGACACGCGTGGGCACGATAGCCATGGCGCGGGGAATGCGTTAACTCCACAGCATCGGCAGTCCGGATTCAACTTTGGATCCGCAATGCCGATGTTTTTTTTCACCCCTTTGTTGAAAATACGGTTGCAATCAAGGTCTTCTTGTGTTTTAATGAACTGACGAACGTTCGTCAGGGAGGGATTTCAATGACGTCAGGTAAAATCAGGGAAACGGCGCTGCGGCATTTTGCCAAAAACGGTTACGAAGGCGCCTCGCTCGCCGACATTTCCGCCGAGGTAGGGATCAAAAAACAGTCGATCTATGCTCATTATAAAGGGAAAGACGATTTGTTCCTCGCCGTCTTCAGCGAAGTGGCCGCAAAGGAGCTGCAGTTCGTCGAAGCATACTTGAAGCAAAGCGGCGGGATGTCTCCAGACAAGCTGCTTCTCGGCTTTTTGCTCGGTTACAAGGAACGGTACGAGCAAAGAGACGATACCAAGTTTTTTTTGCGCATGGCTTTTTTTCCTCCCGGCCACCTGCAAAGGGAAATCGTGGAATACGGCAACCAATACCTCGAC
The window above is part of the Paenibacillus hamazuiensis genome. Proteins encoded here:
- a CDS encoding TetR/AcrR family transcriptional regulator, yielding MTSGKIRETALRHFAKNGYEGASLADISAEVGIKKQSIYAHYKGKDDLFLAVFSEVAAKELQFVEAYLKQSGGMSPDKLLLGFLLGYKERYEQRDDTKFFLRMAFFPPGHLQREIVEYGNQYLDQLELLLMPIFAAAARSGQIHPDVSIERAAAAFTAVMDGMFVEMLYGGLERSMKRLDASWFIFWRGIQNIKEGHT